One Chordicoccus furentiruminis DNA window includes the following coding sequences:
- a CDS encoding IS3 family transposase — protein MGIQAPAEVKFALIYEAIQQDNNVLSISFMCEIAGVSRSGFYAWMKAAPARQKRESRDQADFVLILEAYRFRGYKKGAKSIYMRLLHQGIIMNIKKIRRLMKKYSLACPIRKANPYRRMAKALATSNVAPNIVNRDFRKEPRKVLLTDITYLFFATGKCYLSTILDAFTHEVLAYRVSLSLKVDFVLETVDQLREKQGSTLDNTTIVHSDQGCHYTSYAFIQKLKDSEFVQSMSRRGNCWDNAPQESFFGHMKDEIRELISDCESFEAVLPVLDDWMDYYNNDRYQWDLLKLSPKEYYTYLETGKYPLPCKVPGSDGTQISGN, from the coding sequence ATGGGAATCCAGGCACCAGCCGAAGTAAAATTTGCGCTCATATATGAAGCCATTCAGCAGGATAATAATGTCCTTAGCATATCCTTCATGTGCGAAATTGCCGGAGTTTCACGATCAGGTTTCTATGCCTGGATGAAAGCGGCCCCGGCCAGACAAAAGCGCGAATCCCGTGATCAGGCTGACTTTGTCCTGATCCTGGAGGCATATCGTTTCCGCGGTTACAAAAAAGGTGCCAAAAGCATCTACATGCGTCTGTTGCATCAGGGGATCATCATGAATATCAAGAAGATCCGGAGACTGATGAAAAAATACAGCTTGGCCTGCCCGATTCGTAAAGCCAACCCCTACAGGCGTATGGCAAAGGCTCTTGCAACAAGTAATGTTGCTCCGAATATAGTAAATCGTGACTTCAGGAAAGAACCTCGGAAGGTTCTTCTGACAGACATCACTTACCTGTTCTTTGCAACCGGGAAGTGTTACCTGTCTACGATCCTGGACGCGTTTACGCATGAAGTGCTGGCTTATCGCGTAAGCCTCAGCCTCAAGGTGGATTTTGTTCTCGAAACAGTTGATCAGCTCAGAGAAAAGCAGGGGAGTACCCTGGACAACACAACCATAGTGCATTCAGATCAAGGCTGCCATTATACCAGCTATGCATTTATTCAGAAGCTGAAGGATTCCGAGTTCGTGCAGTCTATGTCCCGGCGTGGTAACTGCTGGGATAACGCACCTCAGGAAAGCTTTTTCGGACATATGAAGGACGAGATCAGAGAACTGATTTCTGACTGCGAGTCCTTCGAGGCCGTCCTGCCTGTCCTGGATGACTGGATGGATTACTATAATAATGATCGGTACCAGTGGGACCTTCTTAAATTGTCACCGAAGGAATACTACACGTACCTGGAAACCGGAAAATATCCTCTTCCCTGCAAAGTGCCTGGAAGCGATGGTACACAAATATCAGGGAATTGA
- a CDS encoding response regulator, whose product METDNTRIMNGENDTAAKRAMGLLMTVSHEVREPLNAITELTELALRGSLPASTRGQLRRIGEATRYISDIMSDLLDLSMFETGRLALSPKEFQLDPLIRETADLFSVRCKAAGVSFTCRVSPKVREAYVGDAGRIRQIVTNLLGSALSHTSRGGEIILDVRQTREGHHSADLTFAVIDNGEGYEPEALQHLTDVYQTDENADVEHTLGLTITSDLVQLMGGTMTVDSKVHVGTRITVEISLALPDGQTGGPKENEEPSAIDIDFQGRRILLVEDNQINAEVTADMLAAHGFRVEHAVNGEEAVTLFESAGSGFYDAILMDIRMPRMNGLDAVRRIRASKHADAKDIPIIAMSANAFAEDIEKSLAAGMNAHLSKPVDQETLFRCLAEYLL is encoded by the coding sequence ATGGAAACGGACAACACACGGATCATGAACGGAGAGAACGACACGGCCGCCAAACGGGCGATGGGCCTTCTGATGACGGTCAGCCATGAGGTTCGCGAGCCTCTGAACGCGATCACGGAGCTTACGGAGCTTGCGCTGCGCGGCAGCCTTCCGGCCTCGACGAGAGGGCAGCTTCGCCGGATCGGGGAGGCGACCCGCTATATTTCCGACATCATGTCGGACCTGCTGGATCTGTCCATGTTCGAGACGGGACGTCTGGCGCTCTCCCCGAAGGAATTTCAGCTTGACCCGCTGATCCGCGAGACGGCGGATCTGTTTTCCGTCCGGTGCAAGGCCGCCGGTGTCTCGTTCACATGCCGGGTCAGCCCGAAGGTGCGTGAAGCCTATGTGGGGGATGCGGGCCGCATCCGGCAGATCGTGACCAATCTGCTGGGAAGCGCGCTGAGCCACACCAGCCGGGGAGGGGAGATCATTCTGGATGTCCGACAGACCCGGGAAGGACATCATTCGGCGGATCTGACCTTTGCGGTGATCGACAACGGCGAGGGTTATGAACCGGAGGCGCTTCAGCATCTGACCGATGTGTATCAGACGGACGAAAACGCGGATGTGGAGCATACCCTCGGACTGACGATCACGTCTGACCTCGTCCAGCTGATGGGCGGCACGATGACGGTGGACTCAAAGGTCCATGTCGGCACGCGGATCACGGTGGAGATCAGTCTGGCGCTGCCGGACGGACAGACGGGCGGGCCGAAGGAGAATGAGGAGCCGTCGGCGATCGACATCGATTTCCAGGGCCGCCGGATCCTTCTGGTGGAGGACAACCAGATCAACGCTGAGGTGACGGCGGATATGCTGGCGGCGCACGGCTTCCGGGTGGAGCATGCCGTCAACGGCGAGGAGGCGGTCACGCTGTTCGAGTCGGCGGGCTCCGGCTTCTATGACGCGATTCTGATGGATATCCGGATGCCGCGCATGAACGGGCTCGACGCCGTGCGCCGGATCCGGGCTTCGAAACACGCGGACGCGAAGGATATTCCGATCATCGCCATGTCAGCCAACGCGTTCGCCGAGGATATCGAGAAATCTCTTGCCGCCGGCATGAACGCGCACCTTTCTAAGCCGGTGGATCAGGAGACGCTGTTCAGATGTCTGGCGGAATATCTGCTGTGA
- the pepT gene encoding peptidase T: MIQNQKLIERFLRYVRINTQSAEDTGLSPSTAAQFDLARLLVRELEAMGAQVDFDDEHCYVYAVIPGEEPAIGFIAHMDTSPAAGGADVKPRFIMNYSGHDRLLDEKMFPELLNHIGEDLIATDGTTLLGADDKAGIAEIMNLAEYLLSHPKEKHRTVAIAFTPDEETGDGTKFFHPERFAAKEAYTVDGGKLGVIEYECFNAAGARADFYGKSVHTGDAKNTMINASSLAMQFASMLPPAEVPEHTEGYEGFYHLDEMEGRVDHAVLRYIIRDHDRIRFEERKEVLRRIAAYMNEMWHQPVVELTIRDQYYNMLDIMKDHMDLVEKAERALASLGVTPRTEPIRGGTDGAALCFRGIPCPNLCTGGYNYHGPYEYASVQEMEKTAELLILLAHGN; encoded by the coding sequence ATGATACAGAATCAGAAGCTGATCGAGCGTTTTCTGCGCTATGTGCGGATCAACACACAGTCGGCCGAGGATACGGGGCTTTCCCCGTCCACAGCCGCTCAGTTCGACCTCGCCCGCCTGCTGGTGCGGGAGCTTGAGGCGATGGGCGCACAGGTCGATTTCGACGACGAGCACTGCTATGTCTACGCGGTGATTCCGGGAGAGGAGCCGGCGATCGGCTTCATCGCCCATATGGATACGTCGCCGGCAGCCGGCGGCGCGGACGTGAAGCCGCGATTCATCATGAATTACAGCGGCCATGACCGGCTGCTCGACGAGAAGATGTTCCCTGAGCTGCTGAACCATATCGGCGAGGATCTGATCGCGACCGACGGGACGACGCTTCTCGGCGCGGACGACAAGGCGGGCATCGCGGAGATCATGAATCTCGCGGAGTACCTTCTTTCCCACCCGAAGGAGAAGCACCGCACGGTGGCGATCGCTTTCACGCCCGACGAGGAGACCGGGGACGGGACGAAGTTCTTTCACCCGGAACGGTTCGCGGCGAAGGAAGCCTATACGGTGGACGGCGGTAAGCTGGGCGTCATTGAGTACGAGTGCTTCAACGCCGCCGGCGCAAGAGCGGATTTCTACGGCAAATCGGTTCATACCGGGGACGCGAAGAACACGATGATCAACGCCTCGTCGCTGGCGATGCAGTTCGCGTCCATGCTGCCTCCGGCGGAGGTGCCGGAGCACACAGAGGGATACGAAGGCTTCTATCATCTCGACGAGATGGAAGGCCGTGTGGATCACGCCGTGCTCAGGTACATCATCCGCGACCATGACCGGATCCGGTTCGAGGAGAGAAAGGAAGTGCTCCGCCGGATCGCCGCCTATATGAACGAGATGTGGCATCAGCCTGTCGTGGAGCTGACGATCCGGGACCAGTATTACAACATGCTCGATATCATGAAAGATCATATGGATCTGGTGGAGAAGGCGGAGCGGGCTCTTGCCTCTCTGGGTGTCACGCCGCGCACGGAGCCGATCCGGGGCGGTACGGACGGTGCGGCGCTCTGCTTCCGCGGCATCCCCTGCCCGAATCTCTGTACGGGCGGCTACAACTATCACGGACCTTACGAATACGCATCCGTGCAGGAGATGGAAAAGACCGCGGAACTGCTGATTCTTCTTGCTCACGGGAATTAA
- a CDS encoding GTP-binding protein, with protein MRPVDLITGFLGSGKTTFITAYGKYLIRQGIRPGFIENDYGAVNVDMLLLENAFGSDADTEMIIAEDPECHRRRFKAKLITYGMTGVGHVVVEPSGIYDADEFFDVLHDDPLERWFQPGSVLAIVDARLSAPLSKETRYLLVSQIADAGAVILSRTQDASDEEIRGTVDCLNRVCDEFQCGRHFELGKDVVAKDWRTFTDDDFEAFRRAGCRMTEHLRLQTAKDNDFSSVYCMNLTLLPSDLAPLASSLFSDPLCGTVLRIKGFTKGTDGSWTELNATPREIRTSPSAAGQQVLIIIGESLDRTRIESHLRPFRP; from the coding sequence ATGAGACCGGTTGATCTGATCACCGGGTTCCTCGGATCCGGCAAAACCACCTTCATCACCGCCTACGGGAAATACCTGATCCGTCAGGGCATTCGTCCCGGTTTCATCGAGAATGACTACGGTGCGGTGAACGTCGATATGCTGCTGCTCGAAAACGCCTTCGGGTCCGATGCGGACACGGAAATGATCATCGCGGAGGACCCGGAATGCCACCGGCGGCGCTTCAAGGCCAAGCTGATCACCTACGGCATGACCGGCGTCGGCCATGTGGTCGTGGAGCCGTCCGGTATCTACGACGCGGACGAATTCTTTGATGTGCTGCACGACGATCCGCTTGAGAGATGGTTTCAGCCGGGCAGCGTGCTCGCCATCGTCGACGCGCGCCTCAGCGCCCCTCTCTCAAAAGAGACCCGGTATCTGCTCGTCTCTCAGATCGCCGACGCCGGCGCGGTCATCCTCAGCCGGACGCAGGACGCCTCGGACGAAGAGATCCGCGGAACCGTCGACTGTCTGAACCGCGTCTGCGATGAATTTCAGTGCGGCCGGCATTTCGAACTCGGCAAAGATGTCGTCGCGAAGGACTGGCGTACGTTCACCGACGACGATTTCGAGGCCTTCCGGAGAGCGGGCTGCCGCATGACGGAGCATCTCCGGCTTCAGACAGCGAAGGACAATGACTTTTCCTCCGTCTACTGCATGAATCTGACACTCCTTCCCTCCGACCTCGCGCCGCTCGCCTCCTCCCTCTTCTCCGATCCGCTCTGCGGAACGGTCCTGCGGATCAAGGGCTTCACGAAGGGAACCGACGGGAGCTGGACCGAGCTCAACGCGACCCCGCGGGAGATCCGGACTTCCCCGTCCGCAGCCGGCCAGCAGGTGCTGATCATCATCGGCGAGAGTCTGGACAGGACGCGGATCGAATCTCACCTGCGTCCGTTCCGCCCGTAA
- a CDS encoding L-lactate dehydrogenase produces MSEEQKRVVLVGCGMVGMSYAYAMLNQNTCDELALIDYVQEKAEGEAMDLNHSLAFSNGHMKIWHGDYSDCRDADIVTICAGVAQKPGQSRRDLLATNTKVFQSIVEPVLESGFSGVFLIATNPVDIMTEIVRRLATNYLTAHGGSPIDPNRVVGSGTTLDSARLRYMLGDFLDVDPRNIHAYVIGEHGDSEFVPWSQANVATKPVLEYCDESNGKYPIDRFEDIETEVRTAAYKIIKAKRATYYGIGMSLARLSKAILGNEDSVHTVSTWLTGQYGESGLYVGNPSIIGADGVVRTLPLTLTDQELAKFHASCEVLRGMIGELTC; encoded by the coding sequence ATGAGCGAAGAGCAGAAGAGAGTGGTGCTGGTCGGCTGCGGTATGGTGGGCATGAGCTATGCCTACGCGATGCTGAATCAGAATACCTGCGATGAGCTGGCGCTGATTGACTATGTGCAGGAGAAGGCGGAGGGCGAGGCGATGGACCTCAATCATTCGCTTGCCTTCTCCAACGGGCACATGAAGATCTGGCACGGCGACTACAGCGACTGCCGGGATGCGGACATCGTGACGATCTGCGCTGGCGTCGCCCAGAAGCCGGGTCAGTCGAGACGCGATCTGCTGGCGACCAACACGAAGGTTTTCCAGTCCATCGTCGAGCCGGTGCTCGAGTCCGGGTTCAGCGGCGTGTTCCTGATCGCGACGAACCCGGTGGACATCATGACCGAGATCGTACGCCGGCTGGCGACGAATTATCTGACGGCCCACGGCGGAAGCCCCATCGACCCGAACCGCGTGGTCGGCTCCGGCACGACGCTGGACAGCGCGCGGCTCCGCTATATGCTGGGCGATTTCCTCGACGTCGACCCGCGGAACATCCATGCCTATGTGATCGGCGAGCACGGGGACTCCGAGTTTGTGCCTTGGAGCCAGGCCAATGTGGCGACCAAGCCGGTGCTGGAGTACTGCGACGAATCAAACGGAAAGTATCCGATCGACCGCTTCGAGGACATCGAGACGGAGGTGAGGACGGCCGCGTACAAGATCATCAAGGCAAAGCGGGCGACTTACTACGGGATCGGCATGTCGCTGGCCCGGCTGTCGAAGGCGATTCTGGGCAACGAGGATTCCGTTCACACCGTATCCACGTGGCTGACGGGCCAGTACGGAGAGTCGGGGCTGTATGTGGGGAATCCGTCCATCATCGGCGCGGACGGTGTCGTCCGCACGCTGCCGCTTACGCTGACGGATCAGGAGCTGGCGAAGTTCCACGCTTCCTGCGAGGTGCTCCGCGGCATGATCGGCGAGCTGACGTGCTGA
- a CDS encoding HTH domain-containing protein: MIQLLKNRYVKSATQNSVRFTEEFKRYFYQKHTSGMTVRSIFLECGIDPDVLGESRISGFCHTVNVQAKRDTGFSDNRQNNYRRPPKSEDETVESRIKQLEHELAYTRQEVEFLKKLQMADMEARRQWESRHQPK, from the coding sequence GTGATCCAACTGCTAAAGAACCGCTACGTGAAGAGTGCCACACAGAATTCTGTCCGTTTTACAGAAGAGTTCAAACGATACTTTTACCAGAAGCATACGTCCGGCATGACTGTACGGAGCATCTTCCTTGAATGCGGTATCGACCCTGATGTTCTCGGAGAAAGCAGGATCAGCGGTTTCTGCCACACGGTTAATGTACAGGCAAAGCGTGATACAGGTTTTTCCGATAACCGGCAGAACAATTATCGGCGGCCTCCGAAATCGGAAGATGAAACTGTCGAAAGCCGGATCAAACAGCTGGAGCATGAACTTGCCTATACACGACAGGAGGTTGAATTCTTAAAAAAACTGCAAATGGCAGATATGGAGGCGCGGAGACAATGGGAATCCAGGCACCAGCCGAAGTAA
- the proS gene encoding proline--tRNA ligase, translated as MAKDKKLVESITARDVNFAQWYTDVVSKAELTGYTSVKGCMVFKPAGYAIWENIQKELDRRFKETGVQNVYLPMLIPESLLDKEKEHVEGFAPEVAWVTEGGLNRLPERMCVRPTSETLFCDLYAKDIQSYRDLPKVYNQWCSVLRWEKTTRPFLRSREFLWQEGHTAHATAEEAEARTRQMLNLYADFAEQYLAIPVVRGRKTDKEKFAGAIRTYTIEALMHDGQALQCGTSHNFGDGFARAFGIQYTDKDNTLKYVYQTSWGMTTRMIGAIIMVHGDDDGLVLPPKVAPTQVVVIPIRQQAEGVLEAARGVAEALKKAEIRVKLDDSDRSPGYKFADQEMRGFPIRVEIGPKDVEKGTCVLVRRDTREKIETAIRDVPAQAARLLEDIHQTMFSRAKAFRDAHTAEAGSYGEFCDTIETKPGFVKAYWCGDRACEDKIKDDTRATSRCIPLEGGDAPEGAACVCCGRKAKKLVYWGRAY; from the coding sequence ATGGCTAAGGACAAAAAACTCGTAGAATCAATCACGGCACGCGATGTGAATTTCGCACAGTGGTATACCGACGTGGTGAGCAAGGCGGAGCTGACCGGCTACACGTCCGTGAAGGGCTGCATGGTCTTCAAGCCCGCCGGCTATGCCATCTGGGAAAATATTCAGAAGGAGCTGGACCGGCGCTTCAAGGAGACCGGCGTCCAGAACGTCTATCTGCCGATGCTGATCCCGGAATCCCTGCTTGACAAGGAGAAGGAACATGTGGAGGGCTTCGCGCCCGAGGTGGCATGGGTCACGGAGGGCGGCCTCAACAGACTGCCGGAGCGGATGTGCGTCCGCCCGACGTCGGAGACGCTGTTCTGTGATCTCTACGCGAAGGATATCCAGTCCTACCGGGATCTTCCGAAGGTGTACAACCAGTGGTGCTCCGTTCTCCGCTGGGAGAAGACGACCCGTCCCTTCCTCCGTTCCCGTGAGTTCCTCTGGCAGGAAGGCCATACGGCCCACGCGACCGCGGAGGAGGCGGAGGCCCGCACCCGTCAGATGCTGAATCTGTACGCGGATTTCGCGGAGCAGTATCTGGCGATTCCGGTGGTCCGCGGCCGGAAGACCGACAAGGAGAAGTTCGCCGGCGCCATCCGCACCTACACGATCGAGGCGCTGATGCATGACGGTCAGGCGCTGCAGTGCGGCACGAGTCATAACTTCGGCGACGGCTTCGCCCGGGCCTTCGGCATCCAGTACACGGATAAGGACAACACACTGAAGTATGTCTATCAGACCTCATGGGGAATGACGACCCGGATGATCGGTGCGATCATCATGGTCCACGGTGACGACGACGGGCTCGTTCTTCCGCCGAAGGTGGCGCCGACGCAGGTCGTCGTGATTCCGATCCGCCAGCAGGCGGAGGGCGTGCTCGAAGCGGCCCGCGGCGTTGCCGAGGCGCTTAAGAAGGCGGAGATCCGCGTGAAGCTTGATGACTCCGACCGCTCGCCGGGCTACAAGTTTGCGGATCAGGAGATGCGCGGCTTCCCGATCCGTGTGGAGATCGGCCCGAAGGATGTGGAGAAGGGAACCTGCGTCCTCGTCCGCCGCGACACGCGGGAGAAGATCGAGACCGCGATCCGCGATGTGCCGGCGCAGGCGGCGCGTCTTCTCGAGGACATTCACCAGACGATGTTCAGCCGCGCAAAGGCCTTCCGCGACGCGCATACGGCTGAGGCCGGCAGCTACGGGGAGTTCTGCGACACGATTGAGACGAAGCCGGGCTTCGTGAAAGCGTATTGGTGCGGCGACCGCGCCTGTGAGGACAAAATCAAGGATGATACGCGGGCGACTTCCCGCTGCATTCCGCTGGAGGGCGGGGACGCTCCGGAGGGAGCTGCCTGCGTCTGCTGCGGCCGGAAGGCGAAGAAGCTCGTATACTGGGGCAGGGCTTATTGA
- a CDS encoding CCA tRNA nucleotidyltransferase encodes MRLKLPPKVEYIIDILQRHGFEAYAVGGCVRDSVLALTPEDWDITTSAKPEEVKACFRRTVDTGIRHGTVTVMLDDEGFEVTTYRIDGRYTDGRHPDQVTFTPNLRDDLMRRDFTINAMAYNDERGLVDLYGGMQDIQRRVVRCVGDPDARFDEDALRIMRAVRFAARFGFALEPRTRDAIGRHAEHLRLVSAERIREELVKTITALHPELFRDFYELGITAVILPEFDVCMRTPQHTPHHAYNVGDHIIRSMCEVPAEPVLRLTMLLHDLGKPAARTTDASGRDHFKGHAAISAKMADAILRRLRFDNDTRKQVVNLVRWHDMRPEPTPQAVRRAMVTVGPEHFEDYLAVQWADNMAKSRYHLDRKMKRLDAVYQIYRRVLADGDCLRIRELEVSGDDLKAAGFRGPEIGRILGLCLDAVLEDPRRNRRDVLLGLAGSAEKAGTAVRDPACLSGGDGQEAETAGPAAR; translated from the coding sequence ATGCGTCTGAAATTGCCTCCGAAAGTGGAATATATCATCGACATTCTGCAGCGGCATGGGTTTGAAGCCTATGCCGTTGGCGGCTGTGTGAGAGATTCCGTGCTGGCCCTCACCCCGGAGGACTGGGACATCACCACGTCCGCGAAGCCGGAGGAGGTGAAGGCCTGCTTTCGAAGAACCGTCGACACGGGGATCCGGCACGGCACGGTGACGGTCATGCTGGACGACGAAGGCTTCGAGGTCACGACCTACCGGATCGATGGCCGCTACACCGACGGGCGCCATCCGGATCAGGTGACGTTCACCCCGAATCTGAGGGACGACCTGATGCGCCGGGATTTCACGATCAATGCGATGGCCTACAACGATGAGCGGGGCCTCGTGGATCTCTACGGCGGCATGCAGGATATCCAGCGCCGCGTCGTCCGCTGCGTCGGCGATCCGGACGCGCGCTTCGACGAGGACGCGCTCCGCATCATGCGGGCGGTGCGCTTCGCCGCACGGTTCGGCTTTGCGCTCGAGCCCCGGACGCGGGACGCGATCGGACGCCACGCGGAGCATCTGCGGCTTGTCAGCGCGGAGCGGATCCGGGAAGAGCTGGTGAAGACGATCACGGCTCTCCATCCGGAGCTGTTCCGGGATTTCTACGAACTCGGGATCACGGCGGTGATCCTTCCCGAATTCGATGTCTGCATGAGGACGCCCCAGCATACGCCGCATCACGCCTACAACGTGGGGGACCATATCATCCGATCCATGTGCGAGGTGCCGGCGGAGCCGGTGCTGCGACTCACCATGCTGCTGCACGATCTGGGAAAGCCGGCGGCGAGAACCACGGACGCCTCCGGACGGGATCATTTCAAGGGACATGCCGCCATCAGCGCGAAGATGGCAGACGCCATCCTGCGCCGACTCCGGTTCGACAACGATACCCGGAAGCAGGTGGTGAATCTGGTCCGCTGGCATGACATGAGGCCGGAGCCGACGCCGCAGGCGGTCCGCCGCGCGATGGTGACGGTGGGACCGGAGCATTTTGAGGATTATCTGGCGGTTCAGTGGGCTGACAATATGGCGAAGAGCCGCTACCATCTGGACCGGAAGATGAAACGGCTGGATGCTGTCTATCAGATTTACCGGCGGGTTCTGGCCGACGGGGACTGCCTTCGGATCCGGGAGCTCGAGGTCAGCGGCGACGATCTGAAGGCGGCCGGGTTCAGAGGGCCGGAGATCGGCCGGATTCTCGGACTTTGTCTCGATGCCGTGCTGGAGGACCCGCGCAGAAACCGGCGTGATGTGCTGCTCGGACTGGCCGGATCGGCGGAGAAGGCGGGAACGGCGGTCCGGGATCCGGCCTGCCTGAGTGGCGGGGACGGACAGGAGGCGGAAACGGCCGGACCGGCGGCGCGTTGA
- a CDS encoding deoxycytidylate deaminase, whose amino-acid sequence MSGKREDYLSWDEYFMGVAYLSSMRSKDPNTQVGACIVSRSNRILSMGYNGFPNGVSDDEFPWSREGEDLESKYFYSTHSELNAILNYRGGSLEGAKLYVTLFPCNECAKAIIQAGIRTVVYDCDKYADTPSVQASKRMFAAAGVRVVQYHRSGREIRITL is encoded by the coding sequence ATGAGCGGGAAGAGAGAGGATTATCTCAGCTGGGATGAATATTTCATGGGCGTCGCGTACCTGAGCAGCATGCGGTCGAAGGACCCGAACACGCAGGTCGGCGCCTGCATCGTAAGCAGGAGCAACCGCATTCTGAGCATGGGCTACAACGGCTTCCCCAACGGCGTCTCGGACGACGAGTTCCCCTGGAGCCGGGAGGGAGAGGACCTCGAGAGCAAGTACTTCTATTCGACGCACAGCGAGCTGAACGCGATTCTCAACTACAGAGGCGGGAGTCTCGAGGGCGCGAAGCTTTACGTGACGCTTTTCCCGTGCAACGAATGCGCGAAGGCGATCATTCAGGCGGGGATCCGGACCGTGGTCTATGACTGCGACAAGTACGCCGACACCCCGTCGGTACAGGCATCGAAGCGGATGTTCGCGGCGGCGGGCGTGCGCGTGGTCCAGTACCACCGCAGCGGAAGAGAGATCCGCATCACGCTGTAA
- a CDS encoding L-threonylcarbamoyladenylate synthase: MKTEIVRVAPEAIDGAAIERAGAILKRGGLVAFPTETVYGLGGDALNPEASRKIYAAKGRPSDNPLIVHIADMAHLEPIVTSVPPLAEKLAEAWWPGPLTMIFGKTDLVPYETSGGLDTVAVRMPVHPVAAALIRAAGGYIAAPSANTSGRPSPTVAQHVIDDLDGRIDMILDGGEVNIGLESTIVDFTEDVPVILRPGYISLEMLRDLLGDVRVDPGITSEGEERNVRPKAPGMRYRHYAPKAPLTIVEGPTEAVIRRINELSLEQMAAGRRVGVIATDETKNRYHADSVLDIGSRSDDEAIARHLFRVLRTFDDEGMDVLYTESFDTPRMGMAIMNRLLKSAGHQVIRADENG, encoded by the coding sequence ATGAAAACGGAAATTGTCAGGGTGGCTCCTGAGGCCATCGACGGCGCGGCGATCGAGCGCGCCGGCGCGATTCTGAAGAGAGGCGGGCTGGTCGCGTTTCCCACCGAAACCGTTTACGGGCTGGGCGGAGACGCGCTCAACCCGGAGGCGTCGAGAAAAATCTACGCGGCGAAGGGGCGGCCTTCGGACAATCCGCTGATCGTCCATATCGCGGATATGGCCCATCTGGAGCCGATCGTCACGTCAGTGCCGCCGCTGGCGGAGAAGCTGGCGGAAGCCTGGTGGCCGGGGCCGCTGACGATGATCTTCGGCAAGACGGATCTCGTGCCTTATGAAACGAGCGGCGGACTCGATACGGTGGCGGTGAGGATGCCGGTCCACCCGGTGGCCGCCGCGCTGATCCGCGCCGCGGGCGGCTATATCGCGGCGCCCAGCGCCAACACCAGCGGCCGGCCGTCGCCGACCGTCGCGCAGCATGTGATCGACGATCTTGACGGCAGGATCGACATGATCCTCGACGGCGGGGAGGTCAATATCGGCCTTGAATCGACGATTGTGGATTTCACGGAGGATGTTCCGGTGATCTTAAGACCCGGCTACATCAGTCTTGAGATGCTCCGGGACCTTCTGGGCGACGTCCGGGTTGACCCCGGCATCACCAGCGAAGGCGAGGAGCGGAATGTGCGCCCGAAGGCGCCCGGCATGCGCTACAGGCACTACGCGCCGAAAGCGCCGCTCACAATCGTTGAAGGCCCGACGGAGGCCGTGATCCGGAGGATCAACGAGCTTTCGCTGGAGCAGATGGCGGCCGGCCGCCGCGTCGGGGTGATCGCCACCGACGAGACGAAGAACCGCTACCACGCGGACAGCGTGCTGGATATCGGGAGCCGGAGCGACGACGAGGCGATCGCCCGTCATCTGTTCCGGGTGCTCCGCACCTTTGACGACGAAGGGATGGACGTGCTGTACACGGAATCGTTCGACACGCCCCGTATGGGGATGGCGATCATGAACCGTCTTCTGAAATCCGCCGGACATCAGGTGATCCGGGCGGACGAAAACGGGTGA
- the upp gene encoding uracil phosphoribosyltransferase, with product MGKLIIMDHPLIKHKIGIIRDERTGTKEFREMISEIAMLECYESTRDLQLENVEITTPISNTTVKRLAGKKLAIVPILRAGLGMVPGMEAMIPSAKVGHIGMYRDPDTLNPVEYYCKLPADIEKRDVFVVDPMLATGGSACDAIAQLKKHGCQHIRFLCIIAAPQGLERLQKEHPDVDITVGELDDHLNEIGYIVPGLGDAGDRIFGTK from the coding sequence ATGGGTAAACTGATCATCATGGATCATCCGCTGATCAAGCATAAAATCGGCATCATCCGGGATGAGCGGACCGGGACGAAGGAGTTCCGCGAGATGATTTCCGAGATCGCGATGCTGGAGTGCTACGAATCGACGCGGGATCTGCAGCTCGAGAACGTGGAGATCACGACGCCGATCTCGAACACGACGGTGAAGCGTCTCGCGGGCAAAAAGCTCGCGATCGTGCCGATTCTCCGCGCGGGCCTCGGTATGGTGCCCGGCATGGAGGCGATGATTCCCTCCGCGAAGGTCGGCCATATCGGTATGTACCGGGATCCGGATACGCTGAATCCGGTGGAATACTACTGCAAGCTGCCGGCGGACATCGAGAAGCGCGATGTCTTCGTCGTGGATCCAATGCTGGCGACGGGCGGATCGGCCTGCGACGCGATCGCCCAGCTCAAGAAGCACGGATGCCAGCATATCCGCTTCCTCTGCATCATCGCGGCGCCCCAGGGCCTTGAGCGGCTGCAGAAGGAGCATCCGGACGTGGACATCACGGTCGGCGAGCTGGACGACCATCTGAACGAGATCGGCTATATCGTGCCGGGTCTCGGCGACGCGGGCGACCGTATTTTCGGGACAAAGTAA